The following proteins are encoded in a genomic region of Chromatiales bacterium:
- the selD gene encoding selenide, water dikinase SelD, giving the protein MKSDIPVVKDIVLVGGGHAHVSVLRRFGMKPMPGVRLTVITRDIHTPYSGMLPGLVAGHYGWDDVHIDLGPLARFAGARLYHGEVAGLDLAQRVVQVPGRPPVHYDLLSINTGSRPRTIDVPGALEHALPVKPIDQWLDNWQALQERVRASRGAFRVVVVGGGAGGVELALATRHRLRGLLREQGEDASRLHYTLLTDGPEILPTHNPGVRRRFNRVLGERDIAVHAHSRVVAVEPDGVQVEGGGFHPADAVLWVTSAAAPQWPGQSGLAVDEQGFIRVDASLRSTSHPEVFAAGDVAALPDPRPKSGVFAVRQGPVLTENLRRAVAGRPLKRYRPQKHFLGLISTGDQYAVASRGNWSWEGRLLWTWKDWIDRRFMQRFNELPEMPQETGPDVGGIADAEAIRELSTLAMRCGGCGAKVGSTVLSRVINRLPAQRRPDVLIGLDSPDDAAVFEVPPGKVMVQSVDYFRAFIDDPYTFGRIAANHALGDIFAMGAEAQSALAIATVPYGREHIVEQTLAEVMSGALDTLAPTGAVLAGGHSSEGAELAFGLTVNGLIAKDALLRKGGMHPGDALILTKPIGTGTLFAAEMRGKAKGRWVDGAIQSMLVSSQAAAACLYRRGATACTDVTGFGLLGHLVEMTRASDVDVRLELETVPVLDGAEQTVAAGILSSLQPQNVRLRRAVRDPDALSAHPRYPLLFDPQTAGGLLAAVPSAQAADCLAELHDLGYPHAVIIGRVEPRSAEEAPVQVVP; this is encoded by the coding sequence ATGAAGTCTGACATCCCGGTCGTCAAGGACATCGTCCTGGTCGGCGGCGGGCACGCGCACGTCTCCGTGCTGCGCCGCTTCGGCATGAAGCCCATGCCGGGCGTGCGCCTGACCGTGATCACCCGCGACATCCACACGCCGTACTCGGGCATGCTGCCCGGCCTGGTGGCCGGGCACTACGGCTGGGACGACGTGCACATCGACCTGGGGCCGCTGGCCCGCTTCGCCGGGGCGCGCCTCTACCACGGCGAGGTCGCGGGCCTGGACCTCGCGCAGCGCGTTGTGCAGGTGCCCGGCCGCCCGCCGGTGCACTACGACCTCCTGTCCATCAACACGGGTTCGCGCCCGCGCACCATCGACGTGCCCGGTGCGCTGGAACATGCCCTGCCGGTGAAGCCCATCGACCAGTGGCTCGACAACTGGCAGGCCTTGCAGGAACGGGTGCGGGCGAGCCGTGGCGCGTTCCGCGTGGTCGTCGTGGGCGGCGGTGCCGGCGGCGTGGAGCTGGCGCTTGCCACCCGGCATCGCCTGCGAGGCCTGTTGCGCGAGCAGGGCGAGGATGCCTCGCGCCTGCACTACACATTGCTCACCGACGGGCCGGAGATCCTGCCCACCCACAACCCCGGGGTGCGCCGCCGCTTCAACCGGGTGCTGGGCGAGCGCGACATCGCGGTGCATGCGCACAGCAGGGTGGTGGCCGTCGAGCCCGACGGGGTGCAGGTCGAGGGCGGCGGGTTCCATCCGGCCGACGCCGTGCTCTGGGTCACCTCGGCCGCCGCGCCGCAGTGGCCGGGGCAGTCGGGGCTCGCGGTGGACGAGCAGGGCTTCATCCGTGTGGACGCGTCGCTGCGCTCGACCTCCCATCCCGAGGTCTTCGCCGCCGGCGACGTGGCCGCGCTGCCGGACCCCCGGCCCAAGTCCGGCGTGTTCGCCGTGCGCCAGGGGCCGGTGCTCACCGAGAACCTGCGCCGCGCGGTGGCCGGCCGTCCGCTCAAGCGCTACCGCCCGCAGAAGCATTTCCTCGGCCTGATCAGCACCGGGGATCAGTACGCCGTGGCCTCGCGCGGCAACTGGTCCTGGGAGGGCCGGCTGCTGTGGACCTGGAAGGACTGGATCGACCGGCGTTTCATGCAGCGCTTCAACGAGCTGCCGGAGATGCCCCAGGAGACGGGGCCCGACGTGGGCGGCATCGCCGACGCCGAGGCCATTCGCGAGCTCTCCACCCTGGCCATGCGCTGTGGCGGCTGCGGCGCGAAGGTGGGCAGCACCGTGCTCAGCCGGGTCATCAACCGCCTGCCGGCGCAGCGCCGCCCCGACGTGCTGATCGGTCTGGATTCGCCGGACGATGCGGCGGTGTTCGAGGTGCCGCCCGGCAAGGTGATGGTGCAGAGCGTGGACTACTTCCGCGCCTTCATCGACGACCCCTACACCTTCGGTCGCATCGCCGCCAACCATGCGCTGGGCGACATCTTCGCCATGGGTGCCGAGGCCCAGTCCGCGCTGGCCATCGCCACGGTGCCCTACGGCCGCGAGCACATCGTCGAGCAGACCCTCGCCGAGGTGATGAGCGGCGCCCTGGACACCCTGGCGCCCACCGGCGCGGTGCTGGCCGGCGGGCATTCCAGCGAGGGCGCCGAGCTCGCCTTCGGCCTCACGGTGAACGGCCTGATCGCGAAGGACGCCCTGCTGCGCAAGGGTGGCATGCACCCGGGTGATGCACTGATCCTGACCAAACCCATCGGCACCGGCACGCTGTTCGCGGCCGAGATGCGCGGCAAGGCGAAGGGGCGCTGGGTGGACGGGGCCATCCAGTCCATGCTGGTCTCCAGTCAGGCCGCCGCGGCCTGCCTGTACCGGCGCGGTGCGACTGCCTGCACCGACGTCACCGGCTTCGGCCTGCTGGGGCACCTGGTGGAGATGACGCGCGCCTCGGACGTCGACGTGCGGCTGGAACTGGAAACGGTGCCGGTGCTCGACGGGGCGGAGCAGACGGTGGCCGCGGGCATCCTCTCCTCGCTGCAGCCGCAGAACGTGCGCCTGCGCCGCGCCGTGCGCGACCCCGATGCCCTGAGCGCCCACCCGCGCTACCCGCTGCTGTTCGATCCCCAGACCGCCGGCGGCCTGCTGGCCGCGGTGCCGTCGGCGCAGGCGGCCGACTGCCTGGCCGAGCTGCACGACCTCGGTTACCCGCATGCCGTGATCATCGGCCGGGTCGAGCCGCGCAGCGCCGAAGAGGCGCCGGTTCAGGTCGTCCCCTGA
- the egtD gene encoding L-histidine N(alpha)-methyltransferase, with protein MSELASFADLHPTADDLAADVLAGFCRPQKSVPPKYFYDAEGSRLFDAITGLPEYYPTRTETALLRRYADEIAQKAGTGQLLVEPGSGSCTKARLLFAGLRPCAYVPMDISRDHLRMAAEQVAVEFPWLEVHAACTDFTRLMALPPDSPEGRRLAFFPGSSIGNFDPQAAVGFLRMIADLVGPGGQLLIGVDLKKDRAILEAAYDDAQGVTAAFNLNLLARINRELGADFDLAKWGHRAVYNEAEGRIEMHLVSLAAQQVRLQGRSFHFAEGETIHTENSYKYTVAEFRELAARAGFTADSVWVDDERLFSLHLLTTEAADEV; from the coding sequence ATGAGCGAGCTGGCGAGCTTCGCGGACCTGCACCCCACCGCCGACGATCTCGCGGCGGACGTGCTGGCCGGGTTCTGCCGGCCGCAGAAATCGGTCCCGCCCAAGTACTTCTACGACGCCGAGGGCTCGCGGCTGTTCGACGCGATCACCGGGCTACCGGAGTACTACCCCACGCGTACCGAGACGGCCCTGCTGCGCCGCTATGCGGACGAGATCGCGCAGAAGGCCGGCACCGGGCAGCTGCTGGTCGAGCCCGGCAGCGGCAGCTGCACCAAGGCGCGCCTGCTGTTCGCGGGCCTGAGGCCCTGCGCCTACGTGCCCATGGACATCTCGCGCGACCACCTGCGCATGGCCGCGGAGCAGGTCGCCGTCGAGTTCCCCTGGCTGGAGGTGCACGCGGCCTGCACCGATTTCACCCGGCTGATGGCGCTGCCGCCGGACAGCCCGGAGGGCCGGCGCCTGGCCTTCTTCCCGGGATCGAGCATCGGCAACTTCGACCCGCAGGCGGCGGTCGGCTTCCTGCGCATGATCGCGGACCTGGTCGGGCCGGGCGGGCAGCTGCTCATCGGCGTGGACCTGAAGAAGGACCGGGCGATACTCGAGGCCGCCTACGATGACGCCCAGGGCGTGACCGCGGCCTTCAACCTCAACCTGCTCGCGCGCATCAACCGCGAGCTCGGCGCCGACTTCGATCTCGCGAAGTGGGGCCACCGGGCCGTGTACAACGAGGCCGAGGGTCGCATCGAGATGCACCTGGTCTCGCTGGCGGCGCAGCAGGTGAGGCTGCAGGGCCGCAGCTTCCACTTTGCCGAGGGCGAGACCATTCACACCGAGAATTCCTACAAGTACACCGTGGCGGAGTTCCGCGAGCTGGCGGCACGGGCCGGCTTCACCGCGGACAGCGTATGGGTGGACGACGAGCGCCTGTTCAGCCTGCACCTGCTGACGACGGAGGCGGCGGATGAAGTCTGA